CCGGATCCCTATGAGGCATCATATGCGACGGGGCTTGATGGCACTTTGGGTGATGCCTTTCTGGATCCAGATGGCGACCGCCTGAAGAATTATCAGGAATATTATTCCTGCGCCATCTATCACTGGCAGCATGATGTATGGACTTATGGTCAACCTTTCTACAATAGCGCCGTTTTCTTCCAGGGCGTGCCAAAGGGTTGGGATTGGTGGCAAAAGCGTTACATCCCTCTGTTCAATCCGAAAAAGGGAATTTCGGTTCTTGCCTATTCGGGATGCCGACCAACGATGGCGGATTCGGATGAAGACAACATGGATGATTATTACGAAATCTATCATGGGTTAAATCCAACTTATGGCGTGTTTGACCTGGTAACGTCTCGCGATGTCAATGCACGCGTGTATGTAGGGGCCGTGGCGGCCGACTACCGCCTCAAGCCTTATATTGCAGGAACACCGGAGGCGGATCCCGACGGAGATGGTCTGCCGAATACCGAGGAAGCACCGCTCTGGTACTACCAGAAACAATCCCCGCGTTATCATACGGATCCTTCGCCGTTGTGGATGACCGATACGGGGTCTGACTCCAGTTGGGTGAACCTCTACTACAGGCCTAATGTTTCTGTTTGGCTTTGGTCTGGAAAATTGCCTCCGCCCACTTACGCGTTTGATTTCGAGAGTAATGAGGGGTTTGATACCGATGGAGACGGACGCAGCGATTACGAGGAATTGAATGTGACCAAAACGGATCCGATGAGTCCCGAACGTCCGGTGAAGCGGAGAGCGCTCTATCTTCCCGAAGGTCAGGATGCTTATGCTCGTACTCTGCCAGGATATGTGCCTGGCGTGACTTACCCGAAGAGCGGTTATTTGCCGGGGACATCTGTGATCGGGTATTCCGGAGATTACCTACGCAGTTTCACGGTGGAAGCATGGGTGCGGCCGCTGACTCCAAGTAACGGCACGGATCAGGTGGTGGTGGAACGTCCCATCATGCTGCCGAGTGGCAACCCGATGAGTCTTGTGCAAGGAATCCGCCTAAATTTCCGGATTGCGCTGAATGCCGATGGCTATCCCTACGCCAGTTATAATGGCAATGGAACCCAGCTTATTTTTCCGGAAGCCCGGGTCACTGGTTCGGCGAAGCTGTCCGCTACTAACTGGACGCATATTGCGGCAACCTATCAAGTGCCGGACACCATAAATCCTTTGGTGGGCGGGGTCTTTACTCTGTATGTCGATGGTAGGATCGCCCGGCAAGATATTTTCCGCGAATTACCCGCTAACGGCGTGTTTAATCCCTCCTGGCACATCTATGGCGCCCCAATTGTGGTGGGGGCGGCGGATGCGAATCCGGATGGAAGGATAGGATCTGGATCACAGCCTCAGCCAGAGCGCTTCTTCAAGGGCTGGATTGATGAAGTCCGTATTTGGGACGGCGTCCGGGATGGTGCTCAGATCCTGGCAGGCTCGAAGATCAGGATGAAGCAGGCTGATGTGCTGGCCAGCAAATCGGCGTCAGCAAGTCTGTTCTATCTCTACAGCTTTGATGCGTTGACCGATCCTGATCATGCCGCGACCACGACGGGAACCGGCGTCGGGTTTGATTCCACCGCTACCGCCATATTCCCATCAGATTGGACAGTAGGATTCTGGGGTGCATCCTCGCAACGTTCGCAAATCTATTCCGACTACCGGATGGTGCCGTGGATTCAGAATGCCGCCGCGCATACACCGGAAATGCCGGTCACCGATATTGGCTCCACCAATGGGTATGTCTCCCTGATGAATGGCACCAATGTGATCGGGCAATATGCGAATTTCTGGAATTCATCCAATCCGTACGGCTATCGATATTATACCGCGCCTGACGGGGTGCTTGATTTCTACGATGTGGCGAATGATTTGTTGCCGTTACGCTGGGCGCAGGCTGACGAGGATGTTCCGATGTGGGATAACGGCACCGTGCCCGCCACGACTGGCTTTGATTCTGATGGCGATGGGATGGCGGATGCCTGGGAAGAACAGTATGGATTTGATCCTCTTATTCCCGATGATGTCACCTCGGATTCCGATGGAGACGGCCTGTCGAACTTAAATGAATATTTGGTCGGGATCAATCCGTGGAGTCAGGATAGTGATGGTAATCGCGTTAAGGATATGGATGAAGATTCCGATGGCGATGGGCTCAGTAACGGAATCGAGATCAATGTCTATGGAACGGATCCCGGCGATCCGGATACGGACGATGATGGCACGGCTGACGGCGTTGAAGTGGATCGTAACATTGCCAAAGCTGATGGTCGACGTGTGACCAGTCCGGTGGATTCCCGGAGTCCACTGATGCCAAAGAGCATGGTCGCGAATGGGGTGGCCCAGGTTGTGCCTGCCGCCAAGTTCCAAGGGGATGCCGACCGGTTTGATATGAGGAGTTGGACCATTGAGGCATGGGTCAAGCCTCAGACATCCAACGAAACAGGTGCAGTGGTGATGCGAACACTGGGTGATGGACGAACCAATTTCGCCTTGCGCCTGGAGAATAATTACCCGGTGGTGGAATTTTCCTCTGTTGCCGGGGCATTATACAAGGAGCGTGCAAGTGTGCCGCTGAGCACTAACAGTTGGACCTATCTGGCGGGAACCTTCAGCAGCGAATCACTTCGTTTCACGCTTTATGTAAATGGTCGCGTGGTGACGAACTTGACAGCTATCGATACCTGCGCGTCGGGCGAGGGGACGACTGCGATGGGTGCTGGGCTCCAAGGGCTCATTGATGAAGTCAGAATCTGGAGTGTCGCCAGAACTGACTCCGAAATTCTTGACTGGTACAATAAGACGTACAGGGAACCGGTGGAGGACATCAAGAATACCATTACGGTAACGGTCTATTCGAACAGTGCAGCAAATGCGTTATTTGATGCATTCTTAGGTGAGGCTTTGCCCTCGGGAATTTCCGAACTGAGTGCCAGTCTTAAGGGAGCTGCTGAAGCCGCAGGTTCATTTATTGGATTCCCTGAATTACCGAATAAGATGTCTCGCCCTGGAAAAGGGGTGATCTTGAGCTCGGGTAAAGTCAAGGATGCCGAAGTAGCCAGCAACACTTCAGGTTCAAAGACAACTTCATTCGGGACAGCAGGTGATGCGGATCTTACGACGTTGTTAGCAGGAGAGACGTCCCATGATGCCGTGTCGTTGACTCTGACGTTTAAGTCCGACTCGTCGGTTAAAGGTGTGAGCTTTGATTTCCTTTTTGGCTCGGAAGAGTTTCCTGAATGGGTGGGAACGGCGTTCAATGATGATTTTGGAGTGTTTTTGGATGGGGTGAACATCTCGTTTGACAAAAACGATAAGCCCGTCTCAGTGAACAACAACTTCTTTGAGCTCGACAACGATGTGTGGAATCCAGCCAATCAGGCAAGTGTGGGTAAAATGCAGGTGAGTTTGCCGTTCGAATACGATGGATTGACTCCGTTGCTTACCACCAGTAAGACACTGAAGCCGGGACTTCATACGCTCAAGTTCGTGATTGCCGATACCGGTGATACCGCATATGACAGCGTGGTCTTTTTGAGTAAACTTCGATTTAAATTGGAAACCGAGGGCACTGGAAAATCCCTGAAAACACTTAGATCCTACTATTTGTTTGACGATGGACAGAACACCACCATCACCAACAAACTTACAGGACAGGTGAAGGGTTATGGCACTGAGGACTTCGCGCAACCACTGGATTGGGCGTTTGCTCTGAAGGGGTGTGTGTTCAGCACGAATGCTGCCCCGCTCATTGAGATGAAGAACGATGCCGATGCCGATGGCATTCCTGATTGGTGGGAACTATTCTTCTTCGGTGTTGATGTCGATCCCTACGGCGATAACGATGGGGATGGCTTGAACAATCTGTATGAGTACTGGGCGAAGACGGATCCTGACGTCACAGATACTGATCACGACGGTTTTAATGACTACGACAGTCGTACCGGTCCGGGGGCTCGCACTTATGGCGAAATCTATGATGATGGAGATGGGATGCCTGATGCTTGGGAGAACCTCTACAAAGGGCCTTGTCTGACCACAGGCAAGCGTGGACTTGACCCGGCTTATTACGATGCCTCACTGGATCCCGATGAGGATGGATGGAGCAGTTATGCCGAGTACCTTGCGGGAACGGACCCCATTGTTGCCAGCAGTTTCCCTCGGCCGGCAATAGAAATCCATGGAAGATACTATGGACGTTTTGGCAACACGCTTCTTGAGGCGTCGACCTCACAGGGTGCAGGCCAAAGTACCATTGTGGGAGAACCGGCGGCGACTGCTGCGGCAGGTTCTACCTATATATCCGGAATACTCCAGACTGCGAATATCACGGCAGGTTCCTTGAAGCTTATGGTGGCTGGGGTGGCGATTGCGACCGATAACGGAAACGGTGTACTGGCTGGTACTTATAGTGGGGGCACGGTCTCCGGTGCCATTAATTATGAGACCGGGGGCTGGTATCTGACACTTGCTGGTGCAACTTTTACAGCGGCAACACCCGTTGCGGCCAATTATACCTACACGACAGGCGGTCAGCTTAAGTTGTCGTTCTATAAGACGGCGGCTATGGATGGGTGGCCGATTGCCACCCTCGAAATGACTGGGGATTATGTGAAGACCTCTAAACTTACCTCGGGGCATCTGGTGGAGGGCAATAATTATGTGTTCGCCTATCTGGATCGGAACAGCAATAGCAAGTTTGAGCCTGATTCCGAACCAGCTGGCCTTGCGCAATTTAATCCCGTTAATGTCGGATTCGGTGCGCTCAACAACGTGGAAATCGGCATGACCGATTCGATGCCGGGTTATTCGCGGGTTACATGGGTCGCGTCCGCGACCGCGACTAAGTATATTGTGATATCAAGTAATCCTGGAATGACGAATGTTATTACTGGGCCCCGGAATTACTTGCATGAGGGGGATTACCTGGTTAGTGGTCGTTATGGCTTCGGGCCAGTCTTTCCATCTTTTGAAGTGTATGAGAATGATCTCAATCACTTTTTAGCGGTGGTGTTGGCTACCGAAATTCCGACGGTCACGTTGAGTACACCTTCAATTGTCACGCCTCATGACACGGTGTATCAGTACGCTAAGAACGAGCTTGAATTTAAGGCTGATCTTAACGCTACAAGCTATAGATTGCAGATTGCTGCAGTTACCAATGCGGTGATTATCAATACGACTAACATTGTGCCTTACAGAGATGCTAACGGGGTTTGCAAGGTGACACTGCCCTTCTACGCCGGGGATAATTATATTCCTGTGGGAAGCAATTATGCGTCTTCGGTGTGGGCCAACTCGCGGTACTGGGTAAGGGTTCAGGCAGCTACACCTGCATTGTCGGTTTTATCCCCATGGAGTGCTTTTAATTTGGATGTCCGGTGCCCGACCAATGGTGGAAAATCCGAGATTTCCGGGGATGTGTATTATTTTGGTAAGGTTGCGCATGGGTATGGAGCAGGACTTACATCCAATCGTTTGACGATTATTGTCCAGGCCTATGAAAACAAAGGCTTCAGCGGAGTGGCTGATGGACAGGTTCAAATTACCTATTTCTGTGCGACCAATTTCCCGAACGATCCGAGTGCCGGAGCGAATTCGCGCAAAGGGGCCTACAGTATCAAGGGGCTTCATAGCCAGACCTTTTACGTTCGAGCGTTTATTGACCTAAATGGGAATCGGACGCTTGATTCATGGGAACCTGTGGGGTTTGTCCAGGAGCGGACGATGGATGGAGGGGAGGTCCCCGTTGAAATTGATGTGTCCGCTAGCATAGGCGTGCAGAAGTCTGGGATGCAGATTGTAATTAGAGATCGTGATACCGACGACGATCAGTTACCGGACGGCTGGGAGTGGATGTATTACGGAACACTAGGAAAGGGGGCCTATGATCAAAGCTCGGCGAACCTGACTTGGTGGGGTACCACAAACATACCGTTAATCCGGTGTTACGAGATTGATCCACTGGATGTTGATCCTACCGCTGTGAATGGTGATACGGATGGCGACGGGGTAAGCGACTTTGATGAAGTGTGTTATTCTGACCGTATAGCTGGTACCTCGCCGGATATTAGTGATTATAACCCCTATGCCCCCGTATTGAATCCTCTTGGGGTGGACTTGAATCCCATGAAGTGGGATACGGATGGTGATGGATTATCAGATGGATATGAGCTTAGCCATGGACTTAATCCGATTAACCCGAATGATGGGGCCTTGGAGATGTCTCGGGCGTCGGCGGCTGGAGAGGTAATCCCCGGGCTTCCATTTATATCCCGGACGGCGATTATAATGCCTTCAGAAGGGCAGTTCTCGCTGTCATGGCTTGGGAGAGTAGGCATGATCTATGAAGTCCAGTATAGTGATGATTTGAGAGTCTGGCATTCAGCAATAGGCGGTTATCGAAGTGGGCAGGGCGTACATGACTTTGTGGATCAGGCTCCTAAAGTAATGTCGCGGTTTTACCGTGTGGTCGTGAAGTAATTGGGATAACCATTGACCTGTATGACACGTTTTCGTAACTTGCAAATATTCAACTAAAAAGAGGGTAGATAGATATGAAGCACCTGTTTCAAAATGCATTGGTAATAGCGATGGGCGTTGCGTTGGTTGGCTGTGAGTGGGGTGGAAGTGGGGATGAGGGTTCGTGGAATGATAGTTCGAGTATTGCTAATTTTAGCGGCTCATATCGAGGGTCAGGTGGGTACTTGGTTAGCGATTATTCGACAACCGCAAGTTCTACTCCTATAACATCATCTGGTGGTGTAACCTATAACACCTATACGGGAGAGGATGGGGGCAACACCGGCGCAAACAGAGTGTCACTTTCCGGAAAAACATCGCATGGCTCGGTTAAGCCTGGATCTTTCACGATCATTTTCGGAGGTGTTTCCGGTTCAGCCTTTGATGATGGATCTGGCGCTATGAAAGGTTCATATGTTTTAGGACCGACAAACTTTCCTGTTACTGGTGGTCATTTTGAATACGATACAGGTGTTTGGACGTTGCAGTTTGCCGCTCCAGGTCTGCCTGTTTCTCAGTCTATATCGATAAACTATAGTGCGGCGGGTGCCGCCACAAGCAGTGGGTCGAGTAGTAGCAGTGGTTCTGGTGCATCTGGTGGTGTCAGCATCTATGCTTTTAATGTTCAGCAGAGCGGCAACAAGATTTCGATTGTTGACAATAATGGCAGTGTGTATTCCGGTAGTATGGGTGATGTTAGAACGACGGGTGGGCTTTCCTCTAGTTCGACAGGTGGTACGCCTGCTAATGGAGATCAGGTCATTGCACCGTATTCGGCATCAGGAAAAAGTAAGTCCGGAATGTATGTCAATTTAGTTGGAAATTTTCAGGGGACAGTTGCAAGTGTCTCATCGGTTAGTTCAGTGAGTGGTGATTCCACAACGATTAAAACGTCCTTTGCCTTGTCTGATCGCGTTATCCTTGGTACTTGGGTAGAAGATGGAGGTAAGACGGGGGATATTAAAGGAATAGCCGGTTCTTCTAGTACTATAACGGTATCAAGTAGTACTTCGACCAACTCTCCGTAATTCTTAATCAGTTAGTATGGGGGCAGTGCGAAACAAATTCGCCCTGCCCCTTTTTGGTTTATGGTAGGGCCTTTGCGAGCTGTACGAAGCAATTCTCATTATGATCAACAGTCCTAATCTTGAGAAAATGAAACTGTCGCTTCGCAACCGCACCGTTGTTGGAGCCTCCAATACGTCTGAAGAGGCTGCCAATGGTGATCCCAAAGAAACGGGTGTGTCGCGTCAGGATTATTTTCCTTCGCGCATGCTGGGGGAAAAAGTAAGGCGTAAAAACAACTTTGGTACGGTGGTCGGGCAACTGTTCCTGATATTGTTGCTAATATTGATTCCTTTGGGCGTTTTTTGCTATTTCGATTTATCTGAATATCGACAATGGGTTACGGCGACTGAACTGCTGCCGGACTTGCGAAAGGCTGCTGGCGACGATGTGAGGGCTGCCGCATTGGCGCAGTTGGCGATAACAGTAGATCCTGGAAATGTGTCCTTGAAAAGTGGGCTTTTGGGGGTTTTGGCAATCCGGAAGGTGGGTCTGGGGCAAAGAGAAGTAGGGTTGCGTAATTGCAAGCAGGTTTGTCAGCAATTCCCAACGTCATGGTTTGCAAGCCAGTTTTCTGAGGCTTCATTTTACGGTTCGTGTCCTGCCTGTGCGGCAAAGGGGTCTGTCCCAGTACCGTGTTACCGCTGTAAAGGCACCGGGGTATGCTCTCGTTGTGGGGGTTCTGGGGAATGTTCAACTTTTATGGGGAATTCAAGGCCGAGTGGTTCTGGTGGCGACATTCGGAATACTGGTAAATTTCAAGGAATGGGTGAGAAATGTCTCGACTGTAAAGGTACGATGAGGTGTCGGTATTGTGGCGGAAAAAAAACACTTTCCGGGACTTGTGCCAAGTGTGAGGGGGAGGGATGCCAGTTCTCTAAGCAAAAGGTCATCGAACAATATCGGGCCGTGATCGATTATGTGCTGGGGTTGCACCCTTCCTGGGTGGCAACGGTGGTTCGACTCCAGGCGACTGTGAAGTCATGGATTCCGTTTTTTTGAGCAAAGGCCAATCAAGAGATTTGAAAAGTATTTGCACAAAAGTCGCAAAGCACGCGAAGGTGGCAGCCGACGTCCCGGCGGCTGCATTTAGCAGCAGGAAAGATAATCCTGATCTGAATCAAAACTGTATGCATTTTCCTAAACTCATCCCCTGCATTCAAAATCTAATCATATAAATATAACTAGATACGTTATAGTTATATTAGTATGATCGAGAGCAGTGGGTGATGGATCTCACCTGGAAAAAGTGAGGGTGGTGGAGGGGGGGGCGAGGCGCATTATTATGCGTTATCTACATCAAGAGAATTGACGGGATATAGCATATGTGCGATACTGGACACGTAATGAAGAAACTGTATTCGGCGACACGGAAGGTTCGCGAATTCATCGAGACGCAGCCACCGGAGATTCAAGTCGAATACGTTAAGTTGGTCGAGCGGATCGAATCTGACGGGCATTTGGTTGAACCGTTCGGCAAGAAACTCGACCGGAATTTGTTCGAAATGCGGTTGAGGCGAGGACGCCAAGTGCGGATTGTGTATTTCTATTACATGGGTAATCGCGTGATCGGGGTGCATGCCTTTGTTAAGAAGACGCAACAGACGCCACAGCGGGAACTGTCGCAGGCACTGCGAGTCAGGCGGATAATCGAGGATGGAGACTATGACGAAGATAAATAGGGGATTGGAACGTATGCGTGCGGCTCACGAGGCGCAGGCGGTGGGCATTCGTGCGCATCCGGACTTCCAGAGGATCTCGGACGAGTTTGACGTGGAATATGAAGTGGCGCAACAGATGCTGACGATCCGCACGCAAGCAGGGCTTACCCAGGCCGATCTGGCCCGTCGGATGCATACGACGCAGAGCGTGGTATCTCGGATTGAGTCTGGAGTAAATGTATCCGTTGAAACGTTGGCTCGTTTTGCCGCCGCTTGTGGAAGGCGCCTACAGGTGCGGATGGTTCGTGAAAGTGGAATTTCATGATGGCTTACCACATTGGAAAACTGGTTCTTGGAACTCCTCCGCTGGTAGTGGGAACACTTTCTTCGAGAAGCTCCCTTCCTTCTGAACGTAGTGGTGCTGACTACCCCTGCAATGTGGTGGAAGTCAGGTTGGATCAGGTCGGCACGGATACTCCTGGGTGGCTGGGAGAGTGTCTGGCGATTGAGGAGGCCGGGGTCCCGGTCCTGCTTACTCTTCGGTTAGCTTCTGAAGGGGGGAACTGGGTCAAGCCTGATGCTGAGCGGTTACCCTTTCTCTCCTCCGCACTGAACAACCTCTCCTGTATTGACGTAGAGTTCGCCAGTGAACTTTGTGTGCCACTCTGTCGGCAGGCTGCGGAACTCGGGAAGTGCGTGGTCGTCTCTTCGCATAATTTTCAAGAAACCCCTGATTACGCCGTATTGAAGAGAATTCTGGATAAGATCCTGGCCATCCCGAATGCGATCCCCAAAATAACGACCATGATCAATACTGAGGTCGATGTGGAGACCTTGCAAAAGCTCCTTGAGATCACCACTGTGCGACCTATCTGTATTCTCGGCATGGGAAGCCTGGGCACTAAAACAAGAACTCTTTTTCCGACCTTAGGGGCCTGTCTTGCGTATGGTTATCTTGACGTGCCCAGCGCTCCAGGACAACTGTCTTCAAGTCAACTGATGCAAGCTTTAGCTAGAAAGAACCCATGAAAACTTGTTCCATTAAAGAATCTGAGGGGATTGAACCGCAACAGTTGGCAAACCTTCTTGATTTCATTCCTGTTTTTGAGGATCCATCATTTTGCCCCGCCGGACAGATTCCTGTTGATGAGGATAATTGGCCGGACGAAGATTTTATGAAGTTGGTCTCCCGTTTCATGGATGCCTGCTATAAGAATGGGTTCGTCGTCCGGTTCGATTGGGAGAACTGGGAGGCGGAGGCCATGACCTATGTCCGGGATCCTGCCTTACTTAAAGAAGCGGATCTCGTTATTCTGCGTCGCCTGTTTACCTGGCATATCCGGCAGAATCGGTTCACCAAAAATCATGTCGCCACCATGATCGCTTCAGGCCATATCTTGCTAGTGTTAAAGTCGTTAGGAGCTTTCAGGGTGTAGCCTTACTGCAATGGGGAGGAGCGGAGCCCAATGTGGGAGGGGCACTCCGTGCCGCGACAGGCTCGAAAGAGTCGCCGCAGGGGACTGCGCCTCCCACATTGAAGAGGGAGTCCCTTACTTGAGCGTGTCATTCCGTCAGTGTAATGGGGCTAAAGACGTGGTGACGTTTCTGGCGTTCTTTTTTTGATAAACCTTCTCCCTCAATTGCGAGTCGCTTTTCGATTCGTGCATTGTACATACCCAGTTGCAGTTCGTACGCGCCTGGAGGTATTTGGTCGGGTGGTTGAAACCGGAACGGGATATTCAGCGAGCCAAGGGCGAAAGTTTGCCAGAGGGGGAAGTTGAAGGTATGCACCGTGTGTCCCTGGGCATCTAACAGGTGGATAAAGAATACGATATCGTCCAGATTTCCGGGTCTGCTCATGATAATGGCTAGCAATGTTTCCTTGAAAAGCGGGCTTTTGGGGGTTTTGGCAATCCGTAAGGTGGGGCTGGGGCAACGAGAAGTAGGGTATCGTAATTGCAAGCAGGTTTGTCAGCAATTTCCTGCGTCATGGTTTGCAAGCCAGTTTTCTGAGGCTTCATTTTACGGTTCGTGTCCTGCCTGTGCGGCAAAGGGGTCTGTCCCAGTACCGTGTTACCGCTGTAAAGGCACCGGGGTATGCTCTCGTTGTGGGGGTTCTGGGGAATGTTCAACTTTTATGGGGAATTCAAGGCCGAGTGGTTCTGGTGGCGATATCCGGAATACGGGGGAATTTACAGGGATGGGAGAGAAGTGTCTTGATTGCAAAGGCACGCTGAAGTGTCGAAATTGCGACGGAAAGAAAACATTTAAGGGGACTTGTTCAAGTTGCAACGGGGAAGGCCACCAGTTCTCCCAGCAAAAAGTCACTGAACAATATCGTGCCGTGATTGATTATGTGTTGGGACTGCACCCTTCCTGGGTGGCCACGGTGGTTCGACTCCAGGCGACTGTGAAGTCATGGATCCCGTTTTTATAGTCGAGACTTCTGGAATGGTGAATGATTATACTTTGAAGACATTTGGAGACGAAAAGAATTTTTAGACAGAATTTACAGAATAAGACAGAATGGTGAAATTGGTGTGTGTGGGGTATTGAAAACCGCCTTCTGAATTTCTGCTTGAATTGACACCCCTGCGAGAAATATGCAAAATTATTAGAGCTATAAGGAAAAGACCAAATGACCACAATTCACAATGTCAGTGTGACAAGCAGGGTGTTGCTTTATCAGGAACGGGATGGGACTTATGTGGCCCATGCGCTTGAAACCGACCTGATCGGGGAGGGGAATAGCCCGAATAAGGCTATGGCGGATCTTCGGAATGCCATGGAAGCCCAGATTACCTTCGCGATCCAGATGGGTAACACGGGAATGATTCAGCGCGAAGCTCCGGCGGACATTATTACCCGCTGGGAGAAAGCCAATAAGCAGAGTATCAAGGATTTGACCAAGGAAGGCCATACGTTGCGCGTCAAGGCGGTCGCAAAAGTCATTGAGATTACGCCCAAGGAAGTCGCTTTGTTGCGCTCTAAGGCTAGGCGGAATGCCTTTTCCGCGTCTTCCCGGGCGGTGGCCTGTGCCTAAGCCGCTCAAGTTTCACGAATTGGTTCGCAGATTGAAGGATCATAATCGGGAATTTGAGATACATGAGCGGCGAGGGAAGGGGAGCCACTGTATGCTCTACCACAAAAGCCTTGCCGGTCGTCCCGCTTCCGTACCCGTTCCCCGCCATGGTGGGCGCGATATATCGCCCCGGATCCTCTCTCAGATAATTCGGGCCTTTAATTTGCCGCATGATCTGCTTGGGTGATTTGCTTTTTCATGAGGATGGTTCGCGTAAGTAGGGCCTGAGTGTTCAATCCGACCCTTTTTTGTTTATCAAGGGTGAGGGTTCTTGTGGGAGGGGCGCTATATTGAATTATTTGACACAATC
The window above is part of the bacterium genome. Proteins encoded here:
- a CDS encoding type I 3-dehydroquinate dehydratase, which encodes MMAYHIGKLVLGTPPLVVGTLSSRSSLPSERSGADYPCNVVEVRLDQVGTDTPGWLGECLAIEEAGVPVLLTLRLASEGGNWVKPDAERLPFLSSALNNLSCIDVEFASELCVPLCRQAAELGKCVVVSSHNFQETPDYAVLKRILDKILAIPNAIPKITTMINTEVDVETLQKLLEITTVRPICILGMGSLGTKTRTLFPTLGACLAYGYLDVPSAPGQLSSSQLMQALARKNP
- a CDS encoding helix-turn-helix transcriptional regulator, which gives rise to MTKINRGLERMRAAHEAQAVGIRAHPDFQRISDEFDVEYEVAQQMLTIRTQAGLTQADLARRMHTTQSVVSRIESGVNVSVETLARFAAACGRRLQVRMVRESGIS
- a CDS encoding DUF6508 domain-containing protein translates to MKTCSIKESEGIEPQQLANLLDFIPVFEDPSFCPAGQIPVDEDNWPDEDFMKLVSRFMDACYKNGFVVRFDWENWEAEAMTYVRDPALLKEADLVILRRLFTWHIRQNRFTKNHVATMIASGHILLVLKSLGAFRV
- a CDS encoding type II toxin-antitoxin system HicA family toxin, with amino-acid sequence MPFPRLPGRWPVPKPLKFHELVRRLKDHNREFEIHERRGKGSHCMLYHKSLAGRPASVPVPRHGGRDISPRILSQIIRAFNLPHDLLG